The Acanthochromis polyacanthus isolate Apoly-LR-REF ecotype Palm Island chromosome 2, KAUST_Apoly_ChrSc, whole genome shotgun sequence genome contains a region encoding:
- the LOC110965254 gene encoding solute carrier family 25 member 44-like, with protein MQQKRNIQIIEWEDLDKRKFYSFGVFMTMSIRATVYPATLIRTRLQVQRGKSLYGGTFDAFFKILRAEGVRGLYRGFMVNTFTLISGQAYITTYELVRKYVSQYSEDNTVKSLVAGGSASLVAQSITVPIDVVSQQLMMQGQGQHLSRFRLSSDSDSGKAKKKVFGQTRNIMAQIFAADGFRGFYRGYVASLLTYIPNSAVWWPFYHFYAEQLSKLAPSDCPHLVLQAMAGPLAAATASTVTNPMDVVRARVQVEGRSSVVETFQQLIREEGFWGLTKGLSARIISSTPTAIVMVVGYETLKKLSLRPELVDSRHW; from the exons ATGCAGCAGAAGAGGAACATCCAGATCATCGAGTGGGAGGACCTGGACAAGAGGAAGTTCTACTCTTTCGGGGTGTTCATGACGATGAGCATCCGGGCCACGGTCTACCCGGCCACGCTGATCCGGACCCGGCTGCAGGTCCAGAGGGGGAAGTCACTGTACGGCGGAACGTTTGACGCCTTCTTTAAGATCCTGAGAGCAGAGGGAGTGAGAGGTCTGTACCGAGGCTTCATGGTCAACACCTTCACCTTGATCTCCGGCCAGGCCTACATCACCACCTATGAGCTGGTGAGGAAGTACGTCTCCCAGTACTCGGAGGACAACACGGTGAAGTCTCTGGTGGCGGGTGGCTCAGCGTCTCTGGTGGCTCAGAGCATCACGGTTCCCATCGACGTGGTTTCCCAGCAGCTGATGATGCAAGGCCAGGGCCAGCATCTCAGCCGCTTCAGGCTCAGCTCTGACTCAGACTCTGGAAAGGCCAAAAAGAAGGTGTTCGGCCAAACCAGGAACATTATGGCTCAGATCTTTGCTGCCGATGGTTTCCGGGGCTTCTACCGGGGCTACGTGGCTTCGTTACTCACCTACATCCCCAACAGCGCCGTCTGGTGGCCGTTCTACCACTTCTACGCCG AGCAGCTCTCCAAACTGGCTCCCAGTGACTGTCCTCACCTGGTCCTCCAGGCCATGGCTGGACCTCTGGCTGCTGCTACAGCGTCCACCGTGACCAACCCCATGGACGTGGTCCGAGCCAGAGTCCag GTTGAAGGTCGGTCGTCGGTCGTGGAGACGTTCCAGCAGCTGATCAGAGAGGAGGGATTCTGGGGTTTGACCAAAGGACTGTCGGCTCGAATCATCTCCTCCACGCCCACCGCCATCGTCATGGTGGTCGGATACGAGACGCTGAAGAAACTCAGTCTGAGACCAGAGCTGGTGGACTCCAGGCACTGGTAG